DNA sequence from the Blastopirellula retiformator genome:
GTAGCCGGGAATTTCGGCATCATGTTGTACCGCGCCTGACGCTCGATTATAGTTCCCCTAAGCTCCTTTACCCCGCCTCTTGGTCGCGCCGAGCTCCCTTTCGCGCGGCGGCCCTTCCCTGTCTGAACTGCAGAATCGAGCCATGCAAACAAACAAGCTATCTCGCCGCGACCTTCTCAAGACTGGCCTGGCCGCTGGCGCCGCGATTACCTGTTGGCCGTCCGGCAAGGCTTTCGCCGCCACCTCGTTTGAAAGCAAGTTGCCGGTCAAGGTGGTGACGCAAGAACCAAAGCATCACTGGTTCGGCTACTACGACAAGCTTCAGTTTGATCCAACCGGGCGATATCTGCTGAGCATGGAGATCGACTTCGAGCATCGTAAACCGACCGCCGCAGACGAGATCGCCCTGGGGATGATCGACCTCAAAAACGGTAACAAGTGGACCGAACTGGGCAAGACGACCGCCTGGGGTTGGCAGCAAGGTTGCATGCTGCAGTGGCTGCCTGGTTCCGACGCGAAGGTGATCTGGAACACCCGCGGCGACGACAGCTACGGCTCGCGGATTCTCGACATCAAATCGGGCGACACGCTCGAAGTTGACCAGCCGGTTTACGCGCTGAGCCCCGACCGCAAATCAGCGGTCACCGCCGACTTCCGCCGCATCAACGACGTCCGTCCTGGATACGGGTATGTCGGCTTCCCAGATCCATACGCCGATGACGACGCCCCCGCCGAGTCTGGCATCTTCTATGTTGATCTGACGACCGGCAAATCGAAGCTGCTGATTTCGCTCGCCGACATCGTCAAGGTTGGCAAAGTCCCGTGGGACGGCCCCGGCGTGAAGCACTACGTGAATCACCTGCTGGTGAACCCCGACGGAACCCGGTTCGAGTTCCTCCACCGCAGTCGACTTTCGACCGGCAAGTGGAAGACCCGCATGCTGACCGCCAACATGGAGGGGGGCGACATTCGCGTGCTGGACGACAACGGCATGACCTCCCATTTCATCTGGCGCGATCCGCAGCATCTGCTCGCCTGGAGTAATCAACCGTCGCACGGCGGCGCGTTCTACCTCTTCCGCGATGCCGAACAGCCGGAAGTCGTCGAAGCGGTCGGTACCGACGTGATGACCCGCGACGGTCACTGCACCTACTTGCCCAACCGCGACTGGATCGTCAACGACACCTATCCCGATCGCGACCGGTATCAGACGGTCTACCTCTATCACGTGCCGACGGGCAAACGGATCGACGTCGCCAAGTTCAAAGCGCCCAAGGCGTACACCGGCGAATGGCGCTGCGACACCCATCCCCGCCACAGCCCCGACGGCAAGACCTTGGTCGTCGACGCCCCGTTCGAGGACCAAGGCCGCCAACTGCACCTGGTCGATATCTCGTCGATCGTGGGCTAGAAAACGGGGCGAATATCAGAAGCGCACGAATAAAGGCTGGTACCGCGATTGGTACCAGCCTTTTTTGTTTCTTGCCCGAATCAACATTGGAACGCTATGCGATCCGATTCGGAGATTTTGTCTAAGCCCTTAACGTGTAAGAACTTAAAAGTGGAGCTGATGAGATTCGAACTCACGACCTCTGCATTGCGAATGGAGTTGGAAATCGAGGAAGCGTCCTATTTCTGGGAGTTTTTCGCAGCATATTGGTTCCAGGATGTCCATGAAATGTACCACTTCCATCTCGTTTCGTGCATTAATTCGTGCACTCCGCTGACGTGCCAATGAAGCTAGACACTTTGAGGTCAAACGCCAATATATCGCACATCCCGAAACCTCTCGCGTCGCTCACTTGGGTCACAGGCCAAGTTTGTCTGTTTCGAGTTCTCCCCTTCGCATTGACATCAGCGCCGGCGGCAACCAAGCCATAGATTTCATCCAAATCGTTCGTTTCGACCACCTGACAAGGGGTAATCATCGTCGGATCCCTTCAGTAGTCGCTAGCGATGTCAATTGTCCGTGAGAGCGGAAAAACTGCCGAGGCGACGCACCAACAGAAAAACGGTCCTTCAGGACTTCTTGTGGATCGCGGCTAAAAGCGGGGATCTCACCAACAAAGGCAGGGCTACCTGCATCTGCGCCGACCATTAATCGCCTGTGAGGGCGAGCGATCGACGGTCGGCTCGGACGAAGGCAGCAACCACCGTTATTTTCCGAGTAAATTCAAGAGCCCAGCCACTTACTGGCGAAAGCTTCAGGCAAGCGATGGCGACGAAAATGCCTCCCATGCTTGATCGAAACTGGTCATCTGTTCAGACTGGCGACCCACAAAAAAAGCCGGATGGACCAAAAAAACAATGCCATGCGAGCTGGCGGCTGTTTTTCATGGGCGACGATTGCTGCCAAGTAACAATTCCGAAGATGCTCGAGGCCCCCAACAAGACCTGTCCTGGTATCTTTCTGCTGCAATCGTAAATCTAGCTCAATGGTCGCCCGCCTCTTCCAATCTCCTCGCTTTTAATTCTTCGGCATAGCGAGCCGCGCGTTCCTTATACCCAACTGTTTCTCGAGAGCTCGTAAATCGACTATTCTTGATAGCCATCCGCCAACGCTCGTTGTCCGCGCGCGCTTCGTCCAGCGAATATCCGTGCGTCGTTAACCACGACTCAAGCCGATCAAACTCCGACTTCTGCTGCGGCGTCCAGTGAGGCGAGCGCTGTAGCTGGACCGACACCAGAATGTCCAGGTGGAGTGCTCCCCA
Encoded proteins:
- a CDS encoding twin-arginine translocation signal domain-containing protein, translating into MQTNKLSRRDLLKTGLAAGAAITCWPSGKAFAATSFESKLPVKVVTQEPKHHWFGYYDKLQFDPTGRYLLSMEIDFEHRKPTAADEIALGMIDLKNGNKWTELGKTTAWGWQQGCMLQWLPGSDAKVIWNTRGDDSYGSRILDIKSGDTLEVDQPVYALSPDRKSAVTADFRRINDVRPGYGYVGFPDPYADDDAPAESGIFYVDLTTGKSKLLISLADIVKVGKVPWDGPGVKHYVNHLLVNPDGTRFEFLHRSRLSTGKWKTRMLTANMEGGDIRVLDDNGMTSHFIWRDPQHLLAWSNQPSHGGAFYLFRDAEQPEVVEAVGTDVMTRDGHCTYLPNRDWIVNDTYPDRDRYQTVYLYHVPTGKRIDVAKFKAPKAYTGEWRCDTHPRHSPDGKTLVVDAPFEDQGRQLHLVDISSIVG